The DNA region GTCGGATCAGGAGAAACCACCGAAATTTGGATTAGCAGTCGAGTTTTTCGTCTCTTTTCCTACCGTTTCATCGGTTCGCTCCGTTTCGACATAGAGATCGACTTTGGCAAtctgattttcaatttttacttgtCACTTTTGCTATTGCTCATTCGCAGACGGTGCACAAATGTTAAGTAATGTGTTCGCATTGTCTCAGATTCCGTCTAGCGCTGTGGAAATGCCGGACGATCTGAACACCTCGATCGGGTATTTGGACGTGCAGTTCGGCGCGATGGACTTCATGGACAGTGCAGGTTACGACGACTCGAAGTACGTCGGAGGCGCGACGGCGACCGCTGCGGAGACGACGACTACCAGTCGAACGACGGCGTCGCCGAATCACCAGGACGATTACAAGAGCCAGGGCACGATCGGATCGGCGTTGCAACAGGCCGTGAGTGTTATTTCTTTaacaattgattaataaaaataataataaagtctgCATGATGAAACGATGACGAGACTGAGAGACTCGAACGTTCAACGAAAAATCGATCCGAAAATGCTCGATAAGTTCTTTATCATCGTGTTTTCATTTTGGTCGTGCTTTCACTCGAAAGTTCTTGTCTTAAAGATCGATAATTTGGCAtctgatttaaattcaatcaatCAGTTATTGCTCGATAATTTGTTCGAATCGTTCGTTGTAATGATCGTCGTGTCTCTTTCGATGATTTCAGCTCACCACCGACAACATTCCAAATCAACAATCCGTGCAGAATTCCTCGTCGTCGACGACAACATCATCGTCAACGAACAACGTGACAAACAGCGAACAacaacagcagcagcagcagcattTGTCACCGGGCGGCTACGGCTCGCGGCAACAGTCGAATCTCGATCTGAACCAAAAATCCGACGTGCATCCCTACAGCAGTCAATCGACCGGATATCAAAGCTACAACCAAAAGGGGAACGCTTACAATTCCGGTTATTCGAACGCGCAGACGACGTCCAGTTCGTACGCCTCGTCGACGAATCAgcaacagcagcagcagcagcagcagcagcaacaaCAGTCGAACTATTCGAGCTCGAATCAGGGTTACGGAACGACGACGACTTACCCGAACAGCAGTTACTCCTCGACGACGAACTACCAGAGCAACAGCGCGTCCTTCCCCGCGATCACGCAAGCGAACGCCTACCAAAGTCAGAGCTACGGACAGAGCTATGCGAACGCAGGTACGACTCATCCTACGTGGATGTgtatgtgtgtatgtgtgtatgCGGTATATGTGTGACGGTGGTTGCCTTTCAGGTCTCTCGAACAGTTCCAATTACGTGCAACCGTCGACGAACCAGTACCAAAACAGCAATTACAGTTCGACGTCGAGCGGCGGCAACGCCAACAACGGTGGCGGTTCCTCGTCCACCGGAAAACTGAAGGACAACTACGAATCGTCCGCGTCGTCCACGTCGCAAACCGCCACCAGCAGCAACGTTGCGACGTCGACGTGTTCGAATCAAGCGGCCGTCTCCACCAACAAGACCACCACCACCACTCTGGCGACCAAGAACTCGTCCGGCGGCGTCGTCTCGAACATTCCTCCAGGAGTCGCGCCCGTAATGAGCACGCCCTACATCTTGGGACAGGTTCCCTACTTCCAGCAGCCCGTCTATTCCTTCGAGGACATGCAACTGTTGCAACAACGTTTGCCGCACATGGTATGAATTGAAATTCAACACTTACAACACTTTGTTATTGTTTCCCTCCCGCTTCTCTCCTCTCCCTTGCTGCTGCTCCTCCTtcaactgtaaaaattaatcatactAATTATGTGATAGATAAAGTGTTCCTGGTATATTTGCTCATTTGCTTATTTGCTTTTTGTCACGTGTGTAACCATCTTTTCACTCTCAcgccatttattaacaacaacaTTATTAACTAAACCAAACGCTTTTTTGGCTTTTTCATTGCTTGTCGTCATTACCACCACCTGTTGgtttctaattaacaattaatttgaatttggagAGTGAAGAAATGAGTTTCAAtcggtaaaaaaaaaaaatgcaatcCCTTTCCGCTCTCCCCTTCACCTTTACCTTTCTGTCCGTGATCATTTTCGTGATTTGTCACATATGTAACCATCTTTTCACTCTCACTCACGCATTCAATTAACAACAACGTCGtctacaacaacaacaacaacaacagcaacaacaaAGGTTAATTAACAGTGTTTACGCTTAGTGTACGTTCGCTTGCTTTTCTCCctcctgtttttttttaattttgttcaattggAGAGTGACGAAGTGCGTTTCGTATGTTACAAAAACACATCAACCAACAAAGACCCAGCCCTACTATGACATGAGTTACCAGACAAGCACGCAGACGACGTCGCTCGGAAGGGAAGctgcggcggcggcggcggcggccaCGCTGGGCGGCTACTCGGACGGCCGCTACCAGCAGCGGGGTGACAGCAACCAGTCGCCGGTGCAGACGGTCGGCGGCGGAGGCCAGACGGGGGGACAGGGCAGCGGCAGCGGCCAACCGATTCTCGCGGGGACGGCGGCACCCTATTTCTTCGCTCCCACCGCTTTCAACGCCATGCCCAACTACCAGTTCGGAACGATGTACACGGTAAGTGACGCCGACACTCCGACGGAGACTTAAGAAGGCGACAGTTGCCAGAGTCGATGGACTGTCGTCGATACGCGTCTCCAACATTAAACACATATCTCACAGAATCTCAGAACAACATCGAACTTTTCAAGGTCTTACGTTCGGTGCTACATTGAGattcacaattttaatgtttgcgtCCCCCTATTTCTCCCCCTCTCATCTGCGACTTATTGAATGCGACTTGCGATTCCAGCAATTGCCCGCCGCGACGAACGCCCACGCTACCCCGACCACGTCGCAGTACGCTAAACCGGCGGGTTACGGTTCCGGCTACAGCACGGCTGCAGCAGCGgcagcggcggcggcggctgcCGCGGCCGCCGCATACGACGCTCTGGGCCAACCTCCGCAGCAACAGCAGCAGCAGGAATACGGCAAAGGCGGATACGGAAGCGGCAGCGGAGGACAGAAGAGCGGCGGAGGAAGCGGCGCCAGCGGGGACCTGTCGATGTACGGCAAGACCCACGGCGCTCTCGGAAAAGTCAACGTaagagtataataaataagagcAAGTTTGTGCAAgttgaaattattgttttcttgCCCGTTTCCAGTCGTACGACAAACAGGGATTCCACTCGGGAACGCCGCCGCCGTTCGCGGCCGCCGCCCAGGGCGTCTACATACCGACGATGGCGGCCGTTCACCATCACCACCATCAgcaacaacagcaacaacaCAGCATGCAGGATCCGAGCGGCGGCGTGGGTCAGCGGTCGTCGAGCGGCGGCGTAGGCCAACAGCAGCAACAACAGCAGCAGCAAAAGGGCGGCGGCACCAAGCAGCCCTATCAAAACTCGTACTGGAACCAGGCGTAAACGGACACGCGTCGACGAGGTGGACGGGGGTCGGCGGATCAGGGTGGACGTCGGTCGTCGGTCGTTGCCGATTGGTCAGACGGTGCGTTAAGTGCCGCGGGTCGGCGTGACGCCACGACCGTTTCGCCTTGTCGCACGTCTCTCTCTCCCACACTCTTCTCCTCCTTTCCCATTGTTCTTGTTTTGATTTCTtgatttattgagtttttaagTTAGGTTTCGCTCTCGGTTTCTCAACGTGTTTTCGTTTCGTTTCGTTTCGTTTCGTCTCGTGCtggaaaaaattcaaaataactaACGAGAGAGATTGTAactatgttataattattataataaatgatgatgatgatgataaaaTGATGATTATGATGTATAATGatggataataaataaaattgtgcgaGGAACGAAAAATTAGTCATGCCTGACgggtgttttaattattttctgattGATGAACTTTCAGATATGGTTTGTCGACGACAAATTTGTGGTCACTCTGCAACAAACGTCTGTTACAAATTTACTCTGTGATCAGTTTATTGCCCGTCCcaatttaatcaatcaatcaatcggTCAAAAAAAGTTATGGTtgccatttttatttctgactactgatggtttatttttttattcatactaGAATGGCCTGGAGATTATTGACAATGTGTAAACGTGGTTGCATAACCAGATGCAAAgagtatggattttgatcgtcaTGCATTCCGATTGACATTTCAACCTGTCATCTATTATGAACATTGATCGTTATGCGCCTGCGAATGATTCCGCATCAAAATGGCGTCAGCGATCGAGAAACGTTTGCGCTGACGAAAACAGCTTGAAAAACTCTGATTGAAAATGTACTAGACGATCGAATCGAAATGTGCGATTCTTGTTCGGATTTCGTGCGTTTGTTGAACACTTGTAAGTTTTCAGATGTTCCGTTTTTATGCCATTTTTTCGATGTTTtttgtgttgttgtttttCAAGATATCGGAAAATGTCATTCGGTTTCGTAATTTTCCATAAcagtttgttttttgtttattttttattaagacgATTAACTTAACTTGTACACGTTCGTGTCCACTTGAATAATGGAAATTTATATTCCCTTACATTCCCACTGACAATGTTTTACTCTTTCTTCCAGACGAGAATAAAGTTTGTAAGGAAACAAACGATTTACCAATCTTGAATGAACAGGAAATCGACACCGTTTTCGTTTATTTACAAACATGGCCGACGAggtaaataaagaataatataattggttCAATTCTCTTTTTGTATGTGTCATGACGTTTGTAACGTTTCAGGCAGTGCATGTGCTGCTACCGCGACCCCCGCAACCTCGACCGCTTCGCCACCCTGACCGAATCGCTCATCTTGACCTGCGTACGCCATCTGCAACGTCTTTCCTCTTCGACCACTCCCGCAAACGGCCAGGACGACGATCCCGCTCACCACAAACTGCTGGTCGCCGCTTCCAAGACGTTCCTGCTCAACTATCCGTTGTACGTCGCGCTCCGCCACGCTCCTCAGCCCATAAGGAGAGAACGACTCGGCGGAGAGGAGGAGGTGTGTGGCGCCCATGATGCCGACGTGCCCGCCCAACTATTGAGGAATGTGGGCGTGTTTTGCGGAGCGGGCGGCGTCGAGGCGGCGGCCGCCTGCTTCGAAAAGGGAGGTGGTGGCGAGATGAGCACTACGCAGGCCCACGCTATTGTGGCCGTCGGTAGGTATCCGacgtttgttttgttttcccACACTGGTCTTTTTGCTCTTCTTCTTTCAGTGTGCAACTTGAAGCTGTGGATGAACTATAAGAGCATGGTGGCGATGGTGGCGCCGTTGCGGTCGTCCGTGCTGCGGTACATGTGTCGACTGAGCGATCAGGAATTGAGGACCGCCACCGTGAAAAGCATGGCGGACTTTATGTGGAACGCGATCAGAGAACCGTTGGACGCGACCGGCGCCGTTTTCGATCGCGACGGTCTGGATTTGGCGTTCAAATACTTCGCATCTCCCACCTTGACGATGCGTTTGGCCGGAGTGGCGCAGATCAACGGCCAGATAGGCGCTTTGGCCGAAGCATGTGCGAACGGAGTGACGATGGGCGGCATGGTGGCGGGTGCGTTGGGCGGAGCCGGAGACGGAGAGTCCGCTCCTCGATGCACCGCCGATTGGTTGATCGCCAACGGAATCGTGGGTCATTTGTTCGGCCCTAATTTGCACGTCGAGGTGATCAAACAGAGTCACATCATCTTGAACTTTCTCGCGATGGAGAACCGCATCACTCGAGAACATATCGACTTAATATGGGCGGCCGCCCAATTGAAGCACTGCGCCAAACCGGTTCACGATTTACTACCCGGTTTGGTGAAACATTTGGCTGTTGCGCCCACTCTGCACTTGTACAATTTGCTCAAACGGCTCGAACCCAAGGAGCACACGGAGCAGACGCTCTATCTGGCTTCCGCCCTGATCAAGGCGATTTGGTCGAGAAGCGCCGGCACAAATCAAGTGGGCGTGGAGCCGATGCCACAGGAAGGCGTGCCGATGCACAAGTGTTCCGCCCAGTTGCCGCCGACCTCCACATCCGAAAACAGCGTCAGTTTGGATCCGAGCAATTCCGACGACGAACATCACGTAAATATTCTCAAAATCGAACAATgcgttttattattactatcataattattattattaattcaggGTGATAGTTCGGATCGTCGGTCGGTGGATAGCGAAGAAGCGGCCGCTTTAAGACGTGGCCTGGACGGAGAACCTCCCTGCAAACTGGCGCGAAAACAACGCGCAGGCAGAAGCAGAAGACGACGCGACGGCGGCAGCAGTACCGACACAGAAATCGACGGTATTCGACTTCCGCCCTCCTTTCGTACATTTCGATCCAATTCTATCGTGAtcgttttttgtttgtttcaggAGTACCGTTGAAACCCGAAAAGGCCAAGTGGATTGCGGTTTCGCCGCGAGCCGAAAAGTTCAGTAAAAAGTGAGTTTTACACTTTTAtctatttcattcatttaatgacattaaaaattggaagaaacaataaacaagtgagtaattaaaagagaatttttaatctttcttctaaattccaattgacaatttagaagaaacgaatttgatattttcacaGAACGTTGAGCCAGAACATTCAAAAGAAACTGGCGTCAGTTTTGCCGGAAGGCATCGAAACCATAGCGTCGAGCAGTTCGCAAGAAGATCTGGAAGATCTGGAAGTCATGGAAATGGAAGAGGACGAGGACGACGAAGAAACGCACAAGATGAGGAAACGACGGAAAATGTTGAGGAAAACCAGAGTCAAACGACAAAaaggtgtgtgtgtgtgtgtgtgtgtgtgtgtgtgtgtgtgtgtatgacAGATATATGAATAGTTGCAGTAGTTGTTGTTGTCGACTTAAAAATGTTGTCGGATGTTGTGTAGGGGACGACAAGAAGCAAGAGGAACAACATCACGAAACGGACAGCGAGCACGAGGATCTTTTGCCGATTCAGACGCAACTGATGCCGAACGTGGTTGTCGAAGGAAAAGAggaaaaaatccaattttcgaGAAGAAAAACTCGAAGAAGGAGACACAGATTACAAAGAGACAGTTCGGAAGAAATGGTCAGGAGAGGAGAGTTTTTGGCACTAAGAAGAACGGGGtagataaaatgataaaatgtaattgtgAGGGTGAATATTGAGGCGACACTcgtaaattttgtttcagcCACATTTTGGAAATGTTGAGCGACGAAGAGGATGAAACTGCGGTCGTGAACGATGAAGACGAAGACGACGACGAAGAGGACGAAGAAGCGAGTTACTCGTCAAGAATGAGCAACAAATCGGAAAAGAACATGGCCGATTTCGATGGAGAAGACGATTCTGTGTGCGAAGAAGAATTGGCTCAATTGGCCGAAAGAGTGCGTACTATATCGTTACATACATATGTACGATAAAAGTAATTGTTCGTTTTGCTTTGTCAGGCTAGATTGGAGCAAGCGTCGCCTATTGTGGGAGTAGTCGAACGCAAAAAGGAAAGGATGGGCGGATTCAGGACGGAGGACGTTTGCAAACCTGGAAACACTTTGTTATGGGACTTGTTACAAGACGACAAAATTGTAAGGAAATCGATTTTAGTAGATTGTCAGGCGCGACGTTCGCTTCGTAACTTGTTCAATTTCAGTGCCAGTTGGGGGAAGGTTTGGCGTTGGAGGCTGAAAAAACTTTGTGCAATTTAGTTTGTTACACTCCGGATAAAGAGATTCGTATGAAATTTATCGAAGGATGTTTGGACAATCTCGCCAACAACACGTAAGTGATTTTAACAGTTGACTTTGACGTGTTCTTATGCATTTCCTTACAGGTGTGTGATCGTTTCTTTACGCACGCTCCCTAAACTGCTCACCTCCTTTCGAGGTTTGGACATGCACCACGTGACCCATTGGGCCGATCGTCAGCATCACATGATGCGCCACTTTTTCGGCTGTCTCCGTGCGTACGCGTCGGACCGCACGAAGGCCCCGCCCCTCTACACACACCAGATGCAGGTGCAAGTACGCTTGCATTTTTTGTCTGCCGTTTTCTCGCCCGTCGTTTCGCCCAATACGTTCAAGTAAGTTGTTATTGGGCTACCACTTACCGCCGATAAACATAAATTCGTCTCGTTTGTCAGATTGAGCATCGAACAAGTGGATATTTTGTGGTCCTGTCTGGCCAACGATCCGGAATGTTGCGACGAACTCTTCAGTTGGCTGCTGTCGCAAACGAAAACGACCGAACTGCACGCGCTTAAATTGGACGCCCTGAGGCGCATCTACACGCACCACCTGCCCAGTTTGCCGCCCGAATCCTACAGCATGATCTGTTTGGGTCTTTTGCAACAGCTCTGCAGTTTGGATCATCTTCTGGGCGGCGGATCGGACGACGAGGGCAGCGGAAACGTGGGCATGGATCACATGTGGAAGATCGCACTCAAGGCGGACAATACGGACGTGAGCATGGCCGCCATCCAATACATAACGTCTTCGTACATGGGCCGCAACTTGCGCAACGAACGCCGCTTCGTCGCCCAGTGCATGACCAATCTTCGGGCTGCCGCCGCCGATCTCCACTCCAGCACGTCGCAGGACGCTTCCTTGCTGTGCATACAACGCGCCTTGCTGCTGATGAAGACGCACATCGAAACGTTCTTTAAACGCTACGCGTATCATTTGCGGAAGTGGGCGCTGGAGGGACGAGGAATTATCAGCCACGCCCCGACCACCGACAGACAGACCGTCCCGCCGATAAGACTGATCGTGCAGTCGGGCAGTAGTTCGGAGAAATGCGTGTTCGAGATGCAGACGGGAGATCTGGTGGCCGAGTTGAGGGCGGAGGTGGTCAAGTGGTGCGTCAAGGGTGACGGAAGCGCCGGCGGCGGGGAGGAGAAGGCCGATCCTTGGATCAGGATCATAACGCAGGGACAAGAGTTGCCGGGAGATTGTGACGAAAAGACGTTGGGCGAGATGGGCTTCAAGGACAATCAGGTAGGCAACCGCAACCGCGACCGCAACCGTGCCACAGTCGGTCACTGATAACGtgtctttcttttatttaaggtCGTGTACGTTTCGGCGGGGGCGTCGAGGTCGACGAGGAGACGCGATCATTTAGATTGCCCCTCGGCCAGACCGGCTCCTCCACGTGACTCCCTTCCGACGCTGTTGCTCCTGCAGCCCGATTATTTCGAACAATTGTTCGCGTTGATGCGGTCGCTTAGTTGCATGAAGATGACCGTCAAAGGAGGAGTAAGTGTGATTGATTTATGTTTCTGTTATCTGGTTCTGTATCGTGTTATTATTGattctaattctaattctaattCGATTCAGCGTCGCATTCCGCACACCAAGGCGCAAGTGTTGAGTCGCCGAGTGTGGGACATTTTGAACCTGATGCCCACCAGCCCCGAACTGTTGCACGGCTTTCGCCACTTGGACCGTCCTTTGCACCAACTTCTCGATCCTTCGAGCGCACAGAGGCTCATGTATTCTTTGAGCGTGGTCGAAGCGTTGGCTCAAGAAACCGTTCCGATCGCCAAAGAGACGAAAGAGATTAGAAAGAAGAAAGACGAAGAGGAAAAAGAGACGAAGAAGGTGAACGAAGACGAAGAAGCGatcgtaaaattaaaagaggaGGAAGGAAAGGAGGGGAACGGTGAAAAGGAAGAAACGGTGACGGAAGACTGGAGTTCGAGATTTGTCAAGTACGGCGGACTGAGACATCTGTTCGACATTTTTATGtctggtaattttatttaaaccaattCATTTATGAATAACTCCCTTTTTACGTGTATATTCTGTTTGTTTGCAATCAGGTGTTTTACAAAGAGATTGCGAAGAAGATTCCGACTGGCGTCAAGACTGCCTCGCCTCATTACTGAAAACGTTGTGCAGATTGGGCGTGACCGGATCCGTCAATCGTTCCGCTTTGGACGGTAACAAGACAAATCAAGTTTCCGTGGTGAAAAAAGAACTGCTCGAGTTGATGGTGGTGGACAGAACGATGGCGAAACTCTGTGGAATATTGGAGGAAGCGTCCAGACCGAGAGATCCGGGATTATGTCGAACCGGAGTTTGG from Aethina tumida isolate Nest 87 chromosome 1, icAetTumi1.1, whole genome shotgun sequence includes:
- the LOC126264173 gene encoding protein lingerer-like isoform X1 → MKLKTALAALSRDQVRCGLTRLYIHNKQMNRAKGNRSKDHTNSVSSTDDTLKEKVKTLIELSRKTEDEVCLALHECDYDLNRAGDMLLEEQAVGEWHVKKKKQRQPQTTATANNNNNNNKDGQKEEGGGDDWGETVTVERSKKSGGDQQHRRGRGWRGRDDGNRGERGDEGGRDGRDGRERRGRGGTGSGRGGGRGGGRGGGRAGGRYPPRSGRAPHSGGGGTFSKPIDTWDSSTATVNHNNVEENWDDFPVSDEWQTEEYTGSLTETKVFTPSAQIAAQEAHAVAVAAAAVAAAAAGTHEDLAQQQEAVLGSPPPPVRIGGGTLNQAQTQYLNQLTQQNSDSLNKQYQQQQQQSNQSQQQSQQQSSVVQQQQQQQQQQQQQQQTYSQTAVGNSYQSYANSYETVTAQQTQTRTKTRARVPPPSKIPSSAVEMPDDLNTSIGYLDVQFGAMDFMDSAGYDDSKYVGGATATAAETTTTSRTTASPNHQDDYKSQGTIGSALQQALTTDNIPNQQSVQNSSSSTTTSSSTNNVTNSEQQQQQQQHLSPGGYGSRQQSNLDLNQKSDVHPYSSQSTGYQSYNQKGNAYNSGYSNAQTTSSSYASSTNQQQQQQQQQQQQQSNYSSSNQGYGTTTTYPNSSYSSTTNYQSNSASFPAITQANAYQSQSYGQSYANAGLSNSSNYVQPSTNQYQNSNYSSTSSGGNANNGGGSSSTGKLKDNYESSASSTSQTATSSNVATSTCSNQAAVSTNKTTTTTLATKNSSGGVVSNIPPGVAPVMSTPYILGQVPYFQQPVYSFEDMQLLQQRLPHMTQPYYDMSYQTSTQTTSLGREAAAAAAAATLGGYSDGRYQQRGDSNQSPVQTVGGGGQTGGQGSGSGQPILAGTAAPYFFAPTAFNAMPNYQFGTMYTQLPAATNAHATPTTSQYAKPAGYGSGYSTAAAAAAAAAAAAAAAYDALGQPPQQQQQQEYGKGGYGSGSGGQKSGGGSGASGDLSMYGKTHGALGKVNSYDKQGFHSGTPPPFAAAAQGVYIPTMAAVHHHHHQQQQQQHSMQDPSGGVGQRSSSGGVGQQQQQQQQQKGGGTKQPYQNSYWNQA
- the LOC126264173 gene encoding protein lingerer-like isoform X2, with product MKLKTALAALSRDQVRCGLTRLYIHNKQMNRAKGNRSKDHTNSVSSTDDTLKEKVKTLIELSRKTEDEVCLALHECDYDLNRAGDMLLEEQAVGEWHVKKKKQRQPQTTATANNNNNNNKDGQKEEGGGDDWGETVTVERSKKSGGDQQHRRGRGWRGRDDGNRGERGDEGGRDGRDGRERRGRGGTGSGRGGGRGGGRGGGRAGGRYPPRSGRAPHSGGGGTFSKPIDTWDSSTATVNHNNVEENWDDFPVSDEWQTEEYTGSLTETKVFTPSAQIAAQEAHAVAVAAAAVAAAAAGTHEDLAQQQEAVLGSPPPPVRIGGGTLNQAQTQYLNQLTQQNSDSLNKQYQQQQQQSNQSQQQSQQQSSVVQQQQQQQQQQQQQQQTYSQTAVGNSYQSYANSYETVTAQQTQTRTKTRARVPPPSKIPSSAVEMPDDLNTSIGYLDVQFGAMDFMDSAGYDDSKYVGGATATAAETTTTSRTTASPNHQDDYKSQGTIGSALQQALTTDNIPNQQSVQNSSSSTTTSSSTNNVTNSEQQQQQQQHLSPGGYGSRQQSNLDLNQKSDVHPYSSQSTGYQSYNQKGNAYNSGYSNAQTTSSSYASSTNQQQQQQQQQQQQQSNYSSSNQGYGTTTTYPNSSYSSTTNYQSNSASFPAITQANAYQSQSYGQSYANAGLSNSSNYVQPSTNQYQNSNYSSTSSGGNANNGGGSSSTGKLKDNYESSASSTSQTATSSNVATSTCSNQAAVSTNKTTTTTLATKNSSGGVVSNIPPGVAPVMSTPYILGQVPYFQQPVYSFEDMQLLQQRLPHMTSTQTTSLGREAAAAAAAATLGGYSDGRYQQRGDSNQSPVQTVGGGGQTGGQGSGSGQPILAGTAAPYFFAPTAFNAMPNYQFGTMYTQLPAATNAHATPTTSQYAKPAGYGSGYSTAAAAAAAAAAAAAAAYDALGQPPQQQQQQEYGKGGYGSGSGGQKSGGGSGASGDLSMYGKTHGALGKVNSYDKQGFHSGTPPPFAAAAQGVYIPTMAAVHHHHHQQQQQQHSMQDPSGGVGQRSSSGGVGQQQQQQQQQKGGGTKQPYQNSYWNQA
- the LOC126264173 gene encoding protein lingerer-like isoform X3, which encodes MNRAKGNRSKDHTNSVSSTDDTLKEKVKTLIELSRKTEDEVCLALHECDYDLNRAGDMLLEEQAVGEWHVKKKKQRQPQTTATANNNNNNNKDGQKEEGGGDDWGETVTVERSKKSGGDQQHRRGRGWRGRDDGNRGERGDEGGRDGRDGRERRGRGGTGSGRGGGRGGGRGGGRAGGRYPPRSGRAPHSGGGGTFSKPIDTWDSSTATVNHNNVEENWDDFPVSDEWQTEEYTGSLTETKVFTPSAQIAAQEAHAVAVAAAAVAAAAAGTHEDLAQQQEAVLGSPPPPVRIGGGTLNQAQTQYLNQLTQQNSDSLNKQYQQQQQQSNQSQQQSQQQSSVVQQQQQQQQQQQQQQQTYSQTAVGNSYQSYANSYETVTAQQTQTRTKTRARVPPPSKIPSSAVEMPDDLNTSIGYLDVQFGAMDFMDSAGYDDSKYVGGATATAAETTTTSRTTASPNHQDDYKSQGTIGSALQQALTTDNIPNQQSVQNSSSSTTTSSSTNNVTNSEQQQQQQQHLSPGGYGSRQQSNLDLNQKSDVHPYSSQSTGYQSYNQKGNAYNSGYSNAQTTSSSYASSTNQQQQQQQQQQQQQSNYSSSNQGYGTTTTYPNSSYSSTTNYQSNSASFPAITQANAYQSQSYGQSYANAGLSNSSNYVQPSTNQYQNSNYSSTSSGGNANNGGGSSSTGKLKDNYESSASSTSQTATSSNVATSTCSNQAAVSTNKTTTTTLATKNSSGGVVSNIPPGVAPVMSTPYILGQVPYFQQPVYSFEDMQLLQQRLPHMTQPYYDMSYQTSTQTTSLGREAAAAAAAATLGGYSDGRYQQRGDSNQSPVQTVGGGGQTGGQGSGSGQPILAGTAAPYFFAPTAFNAMPNYQFGTMYTQLPAATNAHATPTTSQYAKPAGYGSGYSTAAAAAAAAAAAAAAAYDALGQPPQQQQQQEYGKGGYGSGSGGQKSGGGSGASGDLSMYGKTHGALGKVNSYDKQGFHSGTPPPFAAAAQGVYIPTMAAVHHHHHQQQQQQHSMQDPSGGVGQRSSSGGVGQQQQQQQQQKGGGTKQPYQNSYWNQA